In the Pieris napi chromosome 19, ilPieNapi1.2, whole genome shotgun sequence genome, one interval contains:
- the LOC125059088 gene encoding uncharacterized protein LOC125059088, with the protein MRLKITDSVRVAPIQLQIAQAMPLEYMGDAARVREFVASGASQVAGRAGDEDESHGEGASGAPQAAAREGDAAGVPDSKAERSDAQDTQSEGSDNASRASPFLLQERGRSRYRYNNRGYGRGNYYPSYPKYQGYVPHGGRHYYFPRNGEDAEGNEAVAGDSAGSSPNAAASRTSPGVDEDPGCCGNGEAERDGGSGYYNGPGGFVYGAASRHGAGSSKHADAENENPSA; encoded by the exons ATGAGGTTGAAAATCACAGATTCGGTGCGAGTGGCACCCATCCAGCTGCAGATCGCTCAGGCGATGCCCCTAGAGTATATGG GCGATGCTGCTAGAGTACGTGAGTTCGTTGCGAGTGGTGCATCTCAAGTTGCAGGTCGCGCAGGGGATGAGGATGAAAGCCACGGAGAAGGTGCGAGTGGCGCCCCTCAAGCTGCAGCGCGAGAAGGCGATGCCGCTGGGGTACCAGACTCCAAAGCAGAACGCTCCGATGCACAAGATACTCAAAGTGAAGGGAGTGACAACGCATCGAGAGCTAGCCCTTTCTTACTTCAGGAAAGAGGAAGATCTAGGtatagatacaataaccgtgGTTACGGAAGAGGTAATTACTACCCATCTTACCCAAAATACCAAGGATATGTACCCCACGGCGGGCGCCACTACTACTTTCCAAGAAATGGGGAAGACGCTGAAGGGAACGAAGCTGTAGCTGGAGACTCTGCTGGATCCAGTCCAAATGCGGCCGCCAGTCGTACCAGCCCAGGAGTAGATGAGGACCCTGGCTGCTGTGGTAATGGAGAAGCTGAACGTGACGGAGGTAGCGGCTATTACAATGGACCAGGAGGTTTCGTTTATGGTGCAGCGTCCAGACATGGCGCCGGGTCAAGCAAGCACGCAGATGCGGAAAACGAGAATCCTAGTGCTTAG